One Pseudomonas entomophila genomic window carries:
- the hpaE gene encoding 5-carboxymethyl-2-hydroxymuconate semialdehyde dehydrogenase encodes MIKHWINGREVESRDTFVNYNPATGEAIGEVASGGAEEVALAVAAAKDAFPKWANTPAKERARLMRRLGELIDQNVPQLAELETLDTGLPIHQTRNVLIPRASHNFDFFAEVCTRMDGHSYPVDDQMLNYTLYQPVGVCGLVSPWNVPFMTATWKTAPCLALGNTAVLKMSELSPLTANELGRLAVEAGIPNGVLNVIQGYGATAGDALVRHPDVRAISFTGGTATGKKIMQTAGLKKYSMELGGKSPVLIFEDADLDRALDAALFTIFSLNGERCTAGSRIFIQQSVYAQFVAEFAARAKRLIVGDPTDPKTQVGSMITQQHYDKVTGYIRIGIEEGARLVAGGLERPAGLPAHLAKGQFIQPTVFADVDNRMRIAQEEIFGPVACLIPFKDEAEALQLANDTEYGLASYIWTQDIGKAHRLARGIEAGMVFINSQNVRDLRQPFGGVKGSGTGREGGQYSFEVFAEIKNVCLSMGSHHIPRWGV; translated from the coding sequence ATGATCAAGCACTGGATCAACGGCCGCGAAGTCGAGAGCCGTGACACCTTCGTCAACTACAACCCGGCCACCGGCGAAGCCATCGGCGAAGTGGCCAGCGGTGGCGCCGAGGAAGTCGCCCTGGCCGTGGCCGCGGCCAAGGATGCCTTCCCGAAGTGGGCCAACACCCCGGCCAAGGAACGTGCGCGGCTGATGCGTCGCCTGGGCGAGCTGATCGACCAGAACGTGCCGCAACTGGCCGAGCTGGAGACCCTGGACACCGGCCTGCCGATCCACCAGACGCGCAATGTGCTGATTCCCCGCGCCTCGCACAACTTCGACTTCTTCGCCGAAGTGTGCACGCGCATGGATGGCCACAGCTACCCGGTCGACGACCAGATGCTCAACTACACCCTGTACCAGCCGGTGGGCGTGTGCGGGCTGGTGTCGCCGTGGAACGTGCCGTTCATGACCGCCACCTGGAAGACCGCGCCGTGCCTGGCCCTGGGCAACACGGCGGTGCTGAAGATGAGCGAGTTGTCGCCGCTCACCGCCAACGAGCTGGGCCGCCTGGCGGTCGAGGCCGGCATCCCCAACGGTGTGCTGAACGTGATCCAGGGCTATGGCGCCACGGCCGGCGACGCCCTGGTGCGCCACCCGGACGTGCGGGCCATCTCCTTCACCGGCGGCACCGCCACCGGCAAGAAGATCATGCAGACCGCGGGCCTGAAGAAGTACTCCATGGAGCTGGGCGGCAAGTCGCCGGTGCTGATCTTCGAGGACGCCGACCTGGACCGTGCGCTGGACGCCGCGCTGTTCACCATCTTCTCGCTCAACGGCGAACGCTGCACCGCCGGCAGCCGCATCTTCATCCAGCAGAGCGTGTACGCGCAGTTCGTCGCCGAGTTCGCCGCCCGCGCCAAGCGCCTGATCGTCGGCGACCCGACCGACCCTAAGACCCAGGTCGGCTCGATGATCACCCAGCAGCACTATGACAAGGTCACTGGCTATATCCGCATCGGCATCGAGGAAGGTGCGCGCCTGGTCGCGGGCGGCCTTGAACGCCCGGCCGGCCTGCCGGCGCACCTGGCCAAGGGGCAGTTCATCCAGCCCACCGTGTTCGCCGACGTCGACAACCGCATGCGTATCGCCCAGGAGGAGATCTTCGGCCCGGTGGCCTGCCTGATCCCGTTCAAGGACGAAGCCGAGGCGCTACAGTTGGCCAACGACACCGAATACGGGCTGGCCTCGTACATCTGGACCCAGGACATTGGCAAGGCTCACCGCCTGGCCCGGGGCATCGAGGCCGGGATGGTGTTCATCAACAGCCAGAACGTGCGCGACCTGCGCCAGCCGTTTGGTGGGGTGAAGGGTTCGGGCACCGGACGCGAAGGTGGGCAGTACAGCTTCGAGGTGTTCGCCGAGATCAAGAACGTGTGCCTGTCCATGGGCAGTCATCACATCCCGCGCTGGGGGGTGTAG
- a CDS encoding ATP-dependent Clp protease proteolytic subunit, producing MARHIIHYTGPINSSTCGNLINTCSRALQQGADLLQLNIATMGGECSYGFTLYNFLLSLPVPVHTHNLGTVESMGNILFLAGAHRTACACSKFLFHPFHWTLHGAVDHARMAEYAMSLDYDLRLYAQIVAERTAGAGEVLDVPRYLMAHPRILDPQEALACGLIHAIDDVPIEADATQWSVHA from the coding sequence ATGGCCAGGCATATCATCCACTACACCGGCCCGATCAATTCATCGACCTGCGGCAACCTGATCAACACCTGTTCGCGGGCCTTGCAACAGGGCGCGGACCTGCTGCAACTGAACATCGCCACCATGGGCGGCGAATGCAGCTACGGCTTCACCCTGTACAACTTCCTGCTGTCGTTGCCCGTGCCGGTGCACACCCACAACCTCGGCACGGTCGAGTCGATGGGCAATATCCTGTTCCTGGCCGGCGCGCACCGCACGGCCTGCGCCTGCAGCAAGTTCCTGTTCCACCCGTTCCACTGGACCCTGCACGGCGCGGTGGACCATGCGCGCATGGCGGAGTACGCCATGAGCCTGGACTACGACCTGCGCCTGTATGCGCAGATCGTCGCCGAACGCACTGCGGGTGCCGGCGAGGTGCTGGATGTGCCGCGCTACCTGATGGCCCATCCTCGTATTCTCGACCCGCAGGAAGCCTTGGCCTGCGGGCTGATCCATGCCATCGACGATGTGCCTATCGAGGCGGACGCCACCCAGTGGAGCGTGCATGCCTGA
- the hpaA gene encoding 4-hydroxyphenylacetate catabolism regulatory protein HpaA — protein sequence MKERQPIPNINIGQVYDQRYSDSEVHYDRLGNLAGFFGRNMPVHRHDRFFQVHYVKTGSVRVYLDEQRYHESGPMFFLTPPTVPHAFVTEADADGHVLTVRQQLVWQLLQAEPGLMAGPRLPPACVALGRLQGQAHEEARRLEQLFDLLGSEIGHGQAGQGTAVQDLARLVMISLLRLCANSLEATPARHEDLQVFHRFNELIERHYLEHWALPAYADALGVTEARLNDICRRIADLPSKRLVFERLMQEARRLLLFTGGSANEICYQLGFKDPAYFSRFFQRHAGMAPGEYRQRQAALR from the coding sequence ATGAAAGAGCGACAGCCGATCCCCAACATCAACATCGGTCAGGTCTACGACCAGCGCTACAGCGACAGCGAGGTGCACTACGACAGGCTCGGCAACCTGGCCGGCTTTTTTGGCCGCAACATGCCGGTGCACCGCCACGACCGCTTCTTCCAGGTGCACTACGTGAAGACTGGCAGCGTGCGGGTCTACCTGGACGAGCAGCGCTACCACGAGTCGGGCCCGATGTTCTTCCTCACGCCGCCGACCGTCCCCCATGCCTTCGTCACCGAAGCCGACGCCGACGGCCATGTGCTGACCGTGCGCCAGCAACTGGTCTGGCAATTGCTGCAGGCCGAGCCGGGACTGATGGCCGGGCCGCGCTTGCCGCCGGCCTGCGTTGCGCTGGGGCGTCTGCAAGGCCAGGCACATGAAGAGGCGCGGCGCCTGGAGCAACTGTTCGACCTGTTGGGCAGCGAGATCGGCCATGGCCAGGCGGGGCAGGGCACGGCGGTGCAGGACCTGGCGCGGCTGGTGATGATCAGCCTGCTGCGCCTGTGCGCCAATTCGCTGGAGGCGACGCCGGCGCGGCATGAAGACCTGCAGGTGTTCCACCGTTTCAACGAGCTGATCGAACGCCACTATCTTGAGCACTGGGCATTGCCGGCCTATGCCGACGCCCTGGGCGTGACCGAGGCGCGGCTCAACGACATCTGCCGGCGTATCGCCGACCTGCCGTCCAAGCGCCTGGTGTTCGAGCGGCTGATGCAGGAGGCGCGGCGCCTGCTGCTGTTCACCGGCGGTTCGGCCAACGAGATCTGCTATCAACTGGGGTTCAAGGACCCGGCGTACTTCAGCCGTTTCTTCCAGCGCCATGCGGGCATGGCGCCAGGTGAGTACCGCCAGCGCCAGGCGGCCTTGCGTTGA
- a CDS encoding general stress protein, giving the protein MTNKENSRMGNQSGSKNPGNFANDREKAAEAGRKGGQSSGTQKPDHSESGRKGGRS; this is encoded by the coding sequence ATGACCAACAAAGAGAACAGCAGGATGGGCAACCAGAGCGGTTCGAAGAACCCGGGCAACTTTGCCAATGATCGGGAAAAAGCCGCGGAGGCCGGGCGCAAAGGTGGCCAGAGCAGCGGTACCCAGAAACCCGACCACAGTGAGTCCGGCCGCAAGGGTGGCCGCTCGTAA
- a CDS encoding fumarylacetoacetate hydrolase family protein gives MKHARIQFDGQVHQVTVEDDHYLRLADGRRVHADQVTWLPPATGTMFALGLNYADHAAELAFTPPTEPLAFIKSPGTYTGHGQVTWRPDNVQYMHYECELVAVIGKPARNVKREDALDYLAGYTVCNDYAIRDFLENYYRPNLRVKNRDATTPVGPWIVDVADVPDPSNLTLRTWINGELKQQGSTADMIFDIPYLIEYFSSFMTLQPGDMIATGTPEGLADVVPGDEVVVEVEGVGRLVNRIVSETAFFARNAQEATA, from the coding sequence ATGAAGCACGCCCGTATCCAGTTCGACGGTCAGGTCCACCAGGTCACCGTCGAAGACGATCACTACCTGCGCCTGGCCGACGGCCGCCGTGTGCACGCCGACCAGGTCACCTGGTTGCCGCCCGCCACCGGCACCATGTTCGCCCTGGGCCTGAACTACGCCGACCACGCCGCCGAGCTGGCCTTCACCCCGCCCACCGAGCCGCTGGCCTTCATCAAGTCGCCGGGTACCTACACCGGGCACGGCCAGGTCACCTGGCGCCCGGACAACGTGCAATACATGCACTACGAGTGCGAGCTGGTGGCGGTGATCGGCAAGCCCGCGCGCAACGTCAAGCGCGAGGACGCCCTGGACTACCTGGCCGGCTACACGGTGTGCAATGACTACGCCATCCGCGACTTTCTCGAGAACTACTACCGCCCCAACCTGCGGGTGAAGAACCGCGACGCCACCACCCCGGTCGGCCCGTGGATCGTCGATGTCGCCGATGTGCCAGACCCATCGAACCTGACCCTGCGCACCTGGATCAACGGCGAGCTGAAACAGCAAGGCAGCACCGCCGACATGATCTTCGACATCCCCTACCTCATCGAATACTTCTCCAGCTTCATGACCCTGCAACCCGGCGACATGATCGCCACCGGCACCCCGGAAGGCCTGGCCGACGTGGTGCCGGGCGACGAAGTGGTGGTGGAGGTGGAAGGCGTTGGCCGCCTGGTCAACCGCATCGTCAGCGAAACCGCGTTCTTCGCCCGCAACGCACAAGAGGCAACAGCATGA
- the hpaH gene encoding 2-oxo-hept-4-ene-1,7-dioate hydratase: MLDAHIIQQAAARLDQAERSREQVGQFSLAHPSISIDDAYAIQRAWVAHKVKAGRRLVGHKIGLTSRAMQVSSNITEPDYGALLDDMFFDEGSDIPFERFIVPRVEVELAFILGKPLKGPEVSLFDVLEATEWVIPALEIIDARIQQVDPVSGATRKVFDTISDNAANAGVVLGGRAVRPGDIDLRKVPAVLYRNGVIEESGVSAAVLNHPAKGVAWLANKLAPYDVGLEAGQVILGGSFTRPVAARPGDTFHVDYDQLGSIACRFV; the protein is encoded by the coding sequence ATGCTCGACGCACACATCATCCAGCAAGCCGCCGCCCGCCTCGACCAGGCCGAACGCTCTCGCGAGCAGGTCGGCCAGTTCTCTCTGGCACACCCGTCGATCAGCATCGACGACGCCTATGCCATCCAGCGCGCCTGGGTGGCGCACAAGGTCAAGGCCGGCCGCCGGCTGGTCGGCCACAAGATCGGCCTGACCTCGCGGGCCATGCAGGTTTCGTCGAACATCACCGAGCCGGACTACGGCGCGCTGCTCGACGACATGTTCTTCGACGAAGGCAGCGACATCCCGTTCGAGCGCTTCATCGTGCCGCGCGTGGAAGTGGAGCTGGCCTTCATTCTCGGCAAGCCGCTCAAGGGCCCCGAGGTGAGCCTGTTCGACGTGCTCGAGGCCACCGAGTGGGTGATCCCCGCGCTGGAGATCATCGACGCGCGCATCCAGCAGGTCGACCCGGTCAGCGGCGCCACCCGCAAGGTGTTCGACACCATTTCCGACAATGCCGCCAACGCCGGCGTGGTCCTGGGCGGGCGCGCCGTGCGCCCGGGTGACATCGATCTGCGCAAGGTGCCGGCGGTGCTCTACCGCAACGGTGTGATCGAGGAGTCCGGGGTGTCCGCCGCCGTGCTCAACCACCCGGCCAAGGGCGTGGCCTGGCTGGCCAACAAGCTGGCGCCCTACGACGTGGGGCTTGAGGCCGGCCAGGTGATCCTCGGGGGCTCGTTTACTCGCCCGGTGGCCGCGCGCCCGGGCGATACCTTCCATGTCGACTATGACCAGTTGGGCTCGATCGCCTGCCGGTTCGTCTGA
- the hpaD gene encoding 3,4-dihydroxyphenylacetate 2,3-dioxygenase, with amino-acid sequence MGKLALAAKITHVPSMYLSELPGPRQGFRQAAIDGHHEIGRRCRALGVDTLVVFDTHWLVNANYHINCAAHFEGLYTSNELPHFIANMNYGFPGNPELGRILAEQCNRLGVETMAHDATTLAPEYGTLVPMRYMNADQHFKVISVSALCTSHYLNDSARLGWAMRKAVEEHYDGSVAFLASGSLSHRFAQNGQAPDFATKVWSPFLETLDHRVVQMWQDGDWADFCAMLPEYAVKGHGEGFMHDTAMLLGALGWSRYDGKAEVVTPYFGSSGTGQINAIFPVTPQDGAAIPAAQASNPAGAAATSRL; translated from the coding sequence ATGGGCAAACTCGCGCTCGCCGCCAAGATCACCCACGTGCCCTCGATGTACCTGTCCGAACTGCCCGGCCCGCGCCAGGGCTTCCGCCAGGCGGCCATCGATGGCCACCACGAGATCGGCCGCCGCTGCCGCGCCCTGGGCGTGGACACCCTCGTGGTGTTCGACACCCACTGGCTGGTCAACGCCAACTACCACATCAACTGCGCCGCGCATTTCGAAGGGTTGTACACCAGCAACGAGCTGCCGCACTTCATCGCCAACATGAACTATGGCTTCCCCGGCAACCCCGAGCTGGGGCGCATCCTCGCCGAGCAATGCAACCGTCTGGGCGTCGAGACCATGGCCCACGACGCCACCACCCTCGCCCCGGAATACGGCACCCTGGTGCCGATGCGCTACATGAACGCCGACCAGCATTTCAAGGTGATCTCGGTCTCGGCCCTGTGCACGTCGCATTATCTGAACGACAGCGCCCGCCTCGGCTGGGCCATGCGCAAGGCGGTCGAGGAGCATTACGACGGCAGCGTCGCCTTCCTCGCCAGTGGCTCGCTGTCGCACCGCTTCGCCCAGAACGGCCAGGCGCCGGACTTCGCCACCAAGGTGTGGAGCCCATTCCTGGAAACCCTCGACCACCGGGTGGTGCAAATGTGGCAGGACGGTGACTGGGCCGACTTCTGCGCGATGCTGCCGGAGTACGCGGTCAAGGGCCACGGCGAAGGCTTCATGCACGACACCGCCATGCTGCTCGGTGCCCTCGGCTGGTCGAGGTACGACGGCAAGGCCGAAGTGGTCACGCCCTACTTCGGCTCGTCCGGCACCGGGCAGATCAACGCGATCTTCCCGGTCACCCCCCAGGATGGCGCCGCCATCCCCGCCGCCCAGGCCTCGAACCCGGCCGGCGCCGCCGCCACCAGCCGCCTGTAG
- the hpaR gene encoding homoprotocatechuate degradation operon regulator HpaR, whose protein sequence is MTTPRPSLTLTLLQAREATMAFFRPALNAHDLTEQQWRVIRILRQQGELESHQLADLACILKPSMSGVLKRLERDGLVARRKSPEDQRRIFISLTVRGQQAFLAMSEEMERNYQEIQRQFGADKLEQLMGLLNELKKVKP, encoded by the coding sequence ATGACTACTCCACGACCTTCCCTGACCCTGACCCTTCTGCAAGCCCGCGAGGCGACCATGGCGTTCTTCCGCCCGGCGCTCAATGCCCACGACCTGACCGAGCAACAGTGGCGGGTGATCCGCATCCTGCGCCAGCAGGGCGAGCTGGAAAGCCACCAGCTGGCGGACCTGGCCTGCATTCTCAAGCCCAGCATGAGCGGCGTGCTCAAGCGCCTGGAGCGCGACGGCCTGGTGGCGCGGCGCAAGTCGCCGGAAGACCAGCGGCGGATCTTCATCAGCCTGACCGTGCGCGGGCAGCAGGCGTTCCTGGCGATGAGCGAGGAGATGGAGCGCAACTACCAGGAGATCCAGCGCCAGTTCGGCGCGGACAAGCTGGAGCAGTTGATGGGGTTGTTGAACGAGCTGAAGAAGGTCAAGCCCTGA
- a CDS encoding DUF3077 domain-containing protein, which produces MTTDDTIPNTTAGKTKFYQGEGQTAPPFCIEPGIPCQHAREQASELMGCVRDLTIAGIMEEKPQLLWASYYLSALAKALMDDTELGMRH; this is translated from the coding sequence ATGACCACAGACGACACCATCCCCAACACAACTGCCGGCAAAACCAAGTTCTACCAGGGCGAAGGCCAGACCGCCCCGCCGTTCTGCATCGAACCTGGCATCCCCTGCCAGCACGCCCGCGAACAGGCCTCGGAACTGATGGGCTGCGTGCGCGACCTGACCATTGCCGGGATCATGGAAGAAAAGCCGCAACTGCTCTGGGCGTCGTATTACCTGAGCGCGCTGGCCAAGGCGCTTATGGATGATACGGAGCTGGGTATGAGGCACTGA
- a CDS encoding fumarylacetoacetate hydrolase family protein — MSRALHEVASGSLFGVALNYQGLLQQHLASFHEAPYQQPPVKPVLFIKTPNTRNSHGQAVTYPAAVNRLQPGPALGVVMGRDASRVSAENALEYVAGYTIVNEFSLPEDSYYRPAVKAKCRDGFCPLGPQLVPAAQVANPDALGIRLWVNGELRQHNNTANCVRSVAQLIAQISEFMTLHAGDVLITGTPEGRVDVLPGDRVTVEIDGLGQLTNPIVAEQGLAP; from the coding sequence ATGAGCCGTGCCTTGCACGAGGTCGCCAGCGGCAGCCTGTTCGGCGTCGCCCTGAACTATCAGGGCCTGCTGCAGCAGCACCTGGCGTCCTTCCACGAAGCGCCGTACCAGCAACCACCGGTCAAGCCGGTGCTGTTCATCAAAACCCCGAATACCCGCAACAGCCACGGCCAGGCCGTCACCTACCCTGCGGCAGTCAATCGCCTGCAACCAGGCCCGGCGCTGGGTGTTGTGATGGGCAGGGACGCCAGCCGCGTCAGCGCCGAGAACGCCCTCGAGTACGTGGCCGGCTACACCATCGTCAATGAATTCAGCCTGCCGGAAGACAGCTACTACCGCCCGGCGGTCAAGGCCAAGTGCCGCGACGGCTTCTGCCCGCTCGGGCCGCAACTGGTGCCAGCGGCGCAAGTGGCCAACCCCGATGCGCTGGGCATTCGCCTGTGGGTCAACGGTGAGTTGCGCCAGCACAACAACACCGCCAATTGCGTGCGCAGCGTGGCGCAATTGATCGCCCAGATCAGCGAGTTCATGACCCTGCATGCCGGCGACGTGCTGATCACCGGCACCCCGGAAGGCCGCGTCGACGTGCTGCCCGGTGACCGGGTGACGGTCGAGATCGACGGCCTCGGCCAGCTGACCAACCCCATCGTCGCCGAACAAGGACTCGCCCCATGA
- a CDS encoding TetR/AcrR family transcriptional regulator, translating into MKTLSPSATRICDHAVEHFAEHGYDGSSLNEIAALAGMRKASLYAHFANKDALFVQAFERALADETAYVEAGFAHEAAGKEAPGHWHPLHLAERYAASANLRFVLRTAFLPPASIHSLVTGGFEQYLERIRLGFCQALCERHAWARSDGNKLELYGDAYLGIIDSLHVELLYANPAVYARRAASLLKILDDSLQLAACPMDSARPL; encoded by the coding sequence TTGAAAACCCTTTCCCCTTCCGCCACGCGCATCTGCGACCACGCCGTCGAACACTTCGCCGAGCATGGCTACGACGGCTCGTCGCTGAACGAGATCGCGGCCCTGGCGGGGATGCGCAAGGCGTCGTTGTATGCCCATTTCGCCAACAAGGATGCGCTGTTCGTGCAGGCGTTCGAACGGGCGCTGGCTGATGAGACGGCCTATGTCGAGGCGGGTTTCGCCCACGAGGCGGCCGGCAAGGAGGCGCCGGGGCACTGGCACCCGCTGCACCTGGCCGAGCGCTACGCCGCCTCGGCCAACTTGCGCTTCGTGCTGCGCACGGCGTTCCTGCCGCCAGCATCGATCCATTCGCTGGTCACCGGGGGCTTTGAGCAGTACCTCGAACGGATCCGCCTGGGCTTCTGCCAGGCCCTGTGCGAACGCCACGCCTGGGCGCGCAGCGATGGCAACAAACTCGAGCTGTATGGCGATGCGTACCTGGGGATCATCGACAGCTTGCATGTGGAGCTGTTGTATGCGAACCCGGCGGTGTATGCGCGGCGGGCGGCGTCGTTGCTGAAGATCCTCGATGACTCGCTGCAGCTCGCCGCATGCCCCATGGATTCTGCGCGCCCCCTGTAG
- a CDS encoding DUF6555 family protein, with protein sequence MPSPQLYVIEYLLHSQPRSFVIRLEHLDNAEAWHWASCDAGIGIIPKFGREKIRKMSRPMAERYGITEVRWRVSGSKPAGAL encoded by the coding sequence ATGCCAAGTCCCCAGCTGTACGTCATCGAATACCTGCTGCACAGCCAGCCACGCAGTTTCGTCATCCGCCTGGAGCATCTGGACAACGCCGAGGCCTGGCATTGGGCCAGTTGCGATGCGGGTATCGGCATCATCCCGAAGTTCGGGCGCGAGAAGATCAGGAAAATGAGCCGGCCGATGGCCGAGCGCTATGGCATTACCGAGGTGCGCTGGCGGGTGTCGGGCAGCAAGCCGGCCGGGGCGTTATAA
- a CDS encoding PSPA7_2676 family Cys-rich small protein produces MKLVCLLRGCQWRTLSNLESSGLACLCCGRCGALRYKLWHEASGSASARTPRD; encoded by the coding sequence GTGAAACTTGTCTGCCTGCTGCGCGGGTGCCAATGGCGCACCTTGTCCAACCTTGAAAGCAGTGGATTGGCCTGCCTGTGCTGCGGGCGCTGTGGCGCGTTGCGCTACAAGCTGTGGCATGAGGCATCTGGGAGCGCATCTGCGCGCACCCCTCGGGATTGA
- a CDS encoding 5-carboxymethyl-2-hydroxymuconate Delta-isomerase — MPHLVLLYSPDIEADTDMPGLCRALADRMLEQHDEHGRQVFPTGGTRVLAYPAAHAAIADGQGDYGFVYANLRMGSGRSAAVHKQVGDHLLAVLRAYLDPLLARRPVGVTLQIDESQAQVYDAKHSSLHPLFTRQP; from the coding sequence ATGCCCCATCTGGTTCTGCTGTACAGCCCGGACATCGAAGCCGACACCGATATGCCCGGCCTGTGCCGCGCCCTGGCCGATCGCATGCTCGAACAACACGACGAACACGGCCGCCAGGTGTTCCCCACCGGCGGCACCCGGGTGCTGGCCTACCCTGCCGCCCATGCGGCAATCGCCGATGGCCAGGGTGACTACGGTTTCGTCTACGCCAACCTGCGCATGGGCAGCGGCCGCAGCGCCGCGGTGCACAAGCAGGTCGGCGACCACCTGCTGGCGGTACTGCGCGCGTACCTGGACCCGCTGCTGGCCCGGCGCCCGGTCGGCGTCACGCTGCAGATCGACGAAAGCCAGGCCCAGGTTTACGACGCCAAGCACAGCAGCCTGCACCCCTTGTTCACCCGTCAGCCCTGA
- a CDS encoding Bcr/CflA family efflux MFS transporter, translating into MLASSNLRFAASLALIGALGPSAIDMYLASLPEMARDFATGYPQVQLTLTVFLLAMGIGQLLFGPLVDALGRRRPLLTGLLLFSVTAFAAAAAPTLEALLLARLLQGLASALTLVVIMSMVRDVAEGARAAQIFALLMTIEGLAPILAPALGGVVDAAFGWRAIMLVLGALGVLTLLNSSLALGETLPAEKRVRLAPRRVWAAYARIATDGAFLRPALALSAVFFFLFAYIAGSAYVYQQHFGLSSAHFGLLFGACGVAILLGAALSGRWVTRHGVAQVAWWGALAMGGGALLAVAGGVAGGGLALLLAGVALALFGLGICEATLMALAMSSQQRDVGSTAALLGALQLGIASSATPLAGYLATLGPLPWAWLLAAAAVVIVGLTRAALAQTISASHCSVNPE; encoded by the coding sequence ATGCTTGCCTCCTCCAACCTGCGCTTCGCCGCCTCCCTCGCCCTGATCGGCGCCCTCGGCCCCTCGGCCATCGACATGTACCTGGCCAGCCTGCCGGAGATGGCCCGCGATTTCGCCACCGGCTACCCCCAGGTGCAACTCACCCTCACCGTGTTCCTGTTGGCCATGGGCATCGGGCAATTGCTGTTCGGGCCGCTGGTGGACGCGCTGGGGCGCCGCCGACCGTTGCTCACCGGCCTGCTGCTGTTCAGCGTCACGGCGTTTGCCGCGGCGGCGGCCCCCACGCTGGAGGCGCTGCTGCTCGCTCGCCTGCTCCAGGGCCTGGCCAGCGCCCTCACCCTGGTGGTGATCATGAGCATGGTCCGCGACGTCGCCGAGGGTGCGCGGGCGGCGCAGATCTTCGCCCTGCTGATGACCATCGAGGGCCTGGCGCCGATTCTCGCGCCGGCCCTGGGCGGGGTGGTCGATGCCGCCTTTGGCTGGCGGGCGATCATGCTGGTGCTGGGTGCGCTGGGCGTGCTGACGCTGCTCAATTCCAGCCTGGCGCTGGGCGAAACCCTGCCTGCCGAGAAACGGGTACGCCTGGCACCCCGGCGGGTCTGGGCGGCCTACGCGCGGATCGCCACCGATGGCGCGTTCCTGCGCCCTGCCCTGGCCCTGTCGGCGGTGTTCTTCTTCCTGTTCGCCTACATCGCCGGCTCCGCGTACGTCTACCAGCAGCACTTCGGGCTCTCCAGCGCGCACTTCGGCCTGCTGTTCGGCGCCTGCGGCGTGGCCATCCTGCTGGGTGCGGCGTTGTCCGGGCGCTGGGTGACGCGCCACGGCGTGGCCCAGGTGGCCTGGTGGGGCGCGCTGGCCATGGGCGGCGGCGCGCTGCTGGCGGTGGCCGGTGGCGTGGCGGGTGGCGGCCTGGCGCTGCTGTTGGCGGGGGTGGCGCTGGCGTTGTTCGGCCTGGGGATTTGCGAAGCCACGCTGATGGCCCTGGCGATGTCCTCGCAACAACGCGATGTGGGCTCCACGGCGGCGCTGCTGGGTGCCCTGCAGTTGGGCATCGCTTCCAGCGCCACGCCCCTGGCCGGTTACCTGGCGACCCTGGGGCCGTTACCGTGGGCCTGGCTGCTGGCGGCCGCCGCGGTGGTCATCGTCGGTTTGACCCGCGCCGCCCTGGCACAGACAATCAGCGCCTCGCACTGCAGCGTCAACCCGGAGTGA